CAGATATCTCTCCTAAACCGAGTAAACAAAGAATACTTCAACAATAAAATCATATTAGAAGATTTATTGATAATACTGATTGAGAAATAACTTTTTGGAAATTGTAGATCCACATATATGCATTAAAGATATGTACAAACAAGTAGGCCTCACCTCAAGTTTCCTACTGTCATATTAGCAGTGTGTTAGTACTTTTTTATATACTACACGTACACATGTCTTAATTAGCttgatgtgttcgtgtgtccaccatctggtcacctACCATCAGATGAGTGAGGATgggggtgtgtttgtgtttcttttaaAGATTACATATACTGTAGTGGAGTACAAATgtataaatcattaaattttattGACATCGTCATAAATGAAACCCTATCATTAAAACTAGtcatttcaacatttaattAGCTTAAATCAACCTTTTCGACAACAGATTACAATTCTCTCCCTGTCAGTGTTTCAATGGCAAGCAGGAGTGAAACAGATGCCTTTTGGGCAACTTTTAATCACTTGGCATTAATTAACCACACATTTTACAAGAATGAACTTGGTATTCcacttaagactaaccacaagtctttaATATGTAATTGTTAAAAGTGTACCAAGAAAGTTTCTTCTTTCTcttagtgcacagggttgtgtactgcccagtaggggttgtgtactgcccagtaGGGGTTCTATACTGCCCAgaaagggttgtgtactgcccagtaagggttgtgtactgcccagtaggggttgtgtactgcccagtaGGGATTGTGTACTGCCAAGAAAGGGTTGTGTACTTCCcagtaggggttgtgtactgcccagtaggggttgtgtactgcccagtaGGGGTTCTATACTTCCTagtaggggttgtgtactgcccagtaagggttgtgtactgcccagtaGGGATTGTGTACTGCCCAGCAGGGGTTCTATACTGCCCAGcaagggttgtgtactgcccagtaagggttgtgtactgcccagtaagggttgtgtactgcccagtaGGGATTGTGTACTGCCAAGTAAGGGTTCTGTACTGCCCAgtaagggttgtgtactgcccagtaGGGGTTGTGTATTGCCCAGTAGGGGTTCTGTACTGCCcagtaggggttgtgtactgcccagtaGGGATTGTGTACTGCCAagtaggggttgtgtactgcccagtaagggttgtgtactgcccagtagggattgtgtactgcccagtagggattgtgtactgcccagtaggggttgtgtactgcccagtaagggttgtgtactgcccagtaagggttgtgtactgcccagtaGGGATTGTGTACTCCCCAGTAGGGGTTGTATACTGCCCAGTAAGGGTTGTGTGCCCAGTAGGGATTGTGTACTGCCCAGTAGGGATCGTGTACTGCCcagtaggggttgtgtactgcccagtaagggttgtgtactgcccagtaggggttgtgtactgcccagtaggggttgtgtactTCCCAGTAGGGGTTGTATACTGCCCAGTAAGGGTTGTGTGCCCAGTAAGGATTGTGTACTGCCCAGTAGGGATTGTGTACTGCCcagtaggggttgtgtactgcccagtaagggttgtgtactgcccagtaggggttgtgtactgcccagtagggattgtgtactgcccagtaggggttgtgtactgcccagtaAGGGTTCTGTACTGCCCAgtaagggttgtgtactgcccagtagaggttgtgtactgcccagtaGGGGTTCTATACTGCCcagtaggggttgtgtactgcccagtagggattgtgtactgcccagtaggggttgtgtactgcctaGTAGGGATTGTGTACTGTCCAgaaagggttgtgtactgcccagtaggggttgtgtactgcccagtaggggttgtgtactgcccagtaggggttgtgtactgcccagtaggggttgtgtactgcccagtaagggttgtgtactgcccagtaggggttgtgtactgcccagtagggttgtgtactgcccagtagggattgtgtactgcccagtaggggttgtgtactgcccagtaagggttgtgtactgcccagtaagggttgtgtactgcccagtaggggttgtgtactgcccagtaagggttgtgtactgcccagtaggggttgtgtactgcccagaaagggttgtgtactgcccagtagggattgtgtactgcccagtaggggttgtgtactgcccagtaAGGGTTGTGTACTTCCAAgtaagggttgtgtactgcccagtagggattgtgtactgcccagtaggggttgtgtactgcccagtaggggttgtgtactgcccagtaggggttgtgtgcccagtaggggttgtgtactgaccagtaagggttgtgtactgcccagtaAGGGTTGTGTGCCcagtaggggttgtgtactgaccagtaggggttgtgtactgctcAGTAGGGGTTCTGTACTGACCAGTAAGGGTTGTGTACTGACCAGTAAGGGTTGTGTGCCCAGTAAGGGTTGTGTACTGACcagtaggggttgtgtactgcccagtaggggttgtgtactgaccagtaagggttgtgtactgcccagtaAGGGTTGTGTGCCcagtaggggttgtgtactgaccAGTAGGGGTTGTATACTGCCCAGTAAGGGTTGTGTGCCCAGTAGGGATTGTGTACTGCCCAGTAGGGATTGTGTACTGCCCAgcaggggttgtgtactgcccagtaagggttgtgtactgcccagtaggggttgtgtactgcccagtagggattgtgtactgcccagtaggggttgtgtactgcccagtaAGGGTTCTGTACTGCCCAgtaagggttgtgtactgcccagtagaggttgtgtactgcccagtaGGGGTTCTATACTGCCcagtaggggttgtgtactgcccagtagggattgtgtactgcccagtaggggttgtgtactgcctaGTAGGGATTGTGTACTGCCCAGAAAGGGTTGTGTGCTGCCcagtaggggttgtgtactgcccagtaggggttgtgtactgcccagtaggggttgtgtactgcccagtaggggttgtgtactgcccagtaagggttgtgtactgcccagtaggggttgtgtactgcccagtagggttgtgtactgcccagtagggattgtgtactgcccagtaggggttgtgtactgcccagtaagggttgtgtactgcccagtaagggttgtgtactgcccagtaggggttgtgtactgcccactaagggttgtgtactgcccagtaggggttgtgtactgcccagaaagggttgtgtactgcccagtagggattgtgtactgcccagtaggggttgtgtactgcccagtaAGGGTTGTGTACTTCCAAgtaagggttgtgtactgcccagtaggaattgtgtactgcccagtaggggttgtgtactgcccagtaggggttgtgtactgcccagtaggggttgtgtgcccagtaggggttgtgtactgaccagtaagggttgtgtactgcccagtaAGGGTTGTGTGCCcagtaggggttgtgtactgaccagtaggggttgtgtactgctcAGTAGGGGTTCTGTACTGACCAGTAAGGGTTGTGTACTGACCAGTAAGGGTTGTGTGCCCAGTAAGGGTTGTGTACTGACcagtaggggttgtgtactgcccagtaggggctgtgtactgaccagtaagggttgtgtactgcccagtaAGGGTTGTGTGCCcagtaggggttgtgtactgaccagtaggggttgtgtactgcccagtaGGGGTTCTGTACTGACCAGTAAGGGTTGTGTACTGACCAGTAAGGGTTGTGTGCCCAGTAAGGGTTGTGTACTGACCAGTAAGGGTTGTGTGCCcagtaggggttgtgtactgaccagtaagggttgtgtactgcccagtaagggttgtgtactgcccagtagggattgtgtactgaccagtaggggttgtgtactgcccagtaGGGGTTCTGTACTGACCAGTAAGGGTTGTGTACTGACCAGTAAGGGTTGTGTGCCCAGTAAGGGTTGTGTACTGACCAGTAAGGGTTGTGTGCCcagtaggggttgtgtactgaccagtaagggttgtgtactgcccagtaAGGGTTGTGTGCCcagtaggggttgtgtactgaccagtaggggttgtgtactgaccagtaagggttgtgtactgcccagtaggggttgtgtactgaccAGTAAGGGTTGTGTACTTCCCAGTAAGGGTTGTGTGCCcagtaggggttgtgtactgaccagtaggggttgtgtactgaccagtaagggttgtgtactgcccagtaggggttgtgtactgaccagtaagggttgtgtactgcccagtaAGGGTTGTGTGCCCAGTAGGGGCTGTGTACTGACcagtaggggttgtgtactgaccagtaagggttgtgtactgcccagtaggggttgtgtactgaccagtaagggttgtgtactgcccagtaggggttgtgtgcccagtaggggttgtgtgcccagtaggggttgtgtactgaccagtaggggttgtgtactgaccagtaggggttgtgtactgcccagtaAGGGTTGTGTGCCCAGTAGGGGTTGTGTGCCcagtaggggttgtgtactgaccagtaagggttgtgtactgaccagtaagggttgtgtactgcccagtaggggttgtgtactgaccagtaagggttgtgtactgaccagtaagggttgtgtactgaccagtaagggttgtgtactgaccagtaagggttgtgtactgaccagtaagggttgtgtactgaccagtaggggttgtgtactgaccAGTAAGGGTTCTGTACTGACCAGTAAGGGTTGTGTACTGACCAGTAAGGGTTGTGTACTGACCAgtaagggttgtgtactgcccagtaAGGGTTGTGTACTGACCAGTAAGGGTTCTGTACTGCCcagtaggggttgtgtactgcccagtaggggttgtgtactgcccagcaagggttgtgacaacagtGAAGGAGTCTGCAAGTAATGGTACCTCCAAGTAATGGTagtttttacacccagtcacatgTGAGGATCAATCAAGGCACTGCTCACTTACTAGCACAGTACTTTAGACAGCTCATCCACCTTGTCCTGTcatgtttcaaaatgtacagAAATTTGACATAAACGCAATAGGGCCTAAAATATGTTAAATTCACCATGCAGGCAGGTCTGGAGGCTGCTACCAAATAGTCTCTCTGACTCAGTATGTCTTGGACTGATATGTCTCATGAATATCTCAGCATAAATTCTGCTATAAAGCTGTtgaaaacagtgaaacaaacaTCGCCAAACACACGACAATACTCTACTTCACAATTACACTATCAGCAGTTATGTAGTGTGTGCTAATTTCTATTAGTCATGCACATCCTATCCATCCTTCCTATTCATGTTTCCagtgttgatacatgttatcATGTTTCCTGTGCCCTAGCACAGTGAGGCAATGGAGGGGGGAAAGCAGGACGACTGATGACCATCAGATATCTAGGTTAACACCATGGGGAAACTaatgactatatatatattgtgctGTTTATATGACATAGATTACCTATGCTATGTCATACTGATTGTGGCAAGAGAAATGTTATATGCTTCTGAATGACTTTCCAATATGTATATAGTGGTCGTCAAATGAGGCATGGTAAAATGATCCATTCATAATTTGACCTGGACGTTTTGTTTCAATGTGTGGCCAACATTCTGAAGTTCAGTTTACCAGGGGTGCAAATATTCATGCAGGGTGGTCAGGGACACCCTGACAGACATGGGCAGCACTGGCTCCTCTGATTCAACAATCTGTGCAACTgaaaatcattgtatcttgttcTACCAAGTAGAGGGCCCAGATTTTTTAGCTctccttagcactaagatagtcataagttaatgttattgTAAGGCAGTTACAagtatcttagtgctaagagagcttcaaaaatctacgCCCAGAAGTACAGTAATATATTGATTGATTTTCTGTTTTCACAGGTTTTGCTACTTTCTTTCTTGGATCTGACCAATTTTATTCTTGATTTGcgaataacaaaaacaaattgatttTCCCCTCTCATAAAATCAAATCCTTATGTTTTCATTGGCCAATACCataaactgaaaagaaaattTTTAATTGGTTTATGTTCCATGCTTCATAAAATCCCAGAAGTAAAATTCTTTTAATACTTAGAAGTGTAAATATCCAACACCTAGTTATATTAAGTGTGCATCTATAAGGCATACACAAAATAGTGAACATGGCCTGTATCATAcatatttaaaggggcactgatgcggagcgaataatgtttctcgccaactgcctaattacgaaaccaaactgcaaattggtcagcacccgctccctcgaccgtgatggacaaagggactgggctccagTCCACATTAGCAgcatttcttcacctaaacagtcaggaggccggatgcccttcatatgacattattaaaaaataacaaaataacaaagtaacaaaatatcccagcagtgtagtctTTTTCGGATggctggatggtatagtgactgatccagtttgatcctatttctgttttTTCACTTCGATATAtagtcatgtcatgtgaaaatatgatgtctacatacacgtagcaagccatttgttctGAGTGTTAgcccagctgtgatagcaaatatcatacgtaaattttggtagctatggtagctacccagGCTTATTATCTATGATCATAAAAACAcgcagttgatttatttgaatttataAGCTTAAAACAATGACTTTAgtattggtagagaaatctgaaaattttcttacgtaaaaaactgattacacctatttacccaactACACAGCAAATACCTGTATGTTTTTCTCATGTatcgaagttccgttggtatcctcagaACACTTTCAGCCCATAAGTgctttcaggctgcatgcgacacagagattacatcttccttgctgtttGATGGtctaaacctacacgtgttatttgtcatcattctcttgatcgTCAGTTAATGAGTTTATAActggtataattagtggtaacaccactcaggttactcaagaaaggttcccatttggcatttctcctgtctggagtaaatactcatcATTATAAATCAAGGTCTGTTGTGGCagatgtattgtatgttatgtaatatgtgcatgtaagtgatgcaagagggtttatcagctgagttatccaaacaaacattgatcaaaggattaaccgataacacactgattgattaattacttgtatctactacagcggatttgtcaaaaggcagtgtgtgtagatgtactgaTCTATATTAACTACATCCTGTCTTAAGGTGTGagtgtgaaaacaacatcctcccttcaaagaattcaacaccattgcgttgattgattgattgctcattataggttaactaaattacttagaatggcagacatcataaaattagttgccaggtgtgctatcttgggtgaccaatgagaggtttgtcaggttttcaccaaagtGACAGACGCGAAACGATGTGttcgcaaattagacagttgtaagaaacacaacatagagcaggattatttaccagcttcaGATGAATGGAACATCGTTCTTTTATgcggatattgatggatacattccttaaCAAGGTAgtagtctgttttaaattcattatttgcatttggtTTTAACTTAATTGTTGcaacattcagcagaatctctatgaaagaaaacacaccagatcgcgtatgtgtgtgaaacaggatccacattggcagtctatacaatgtttaaatgttatagtcatgttagaaatttgctatcagtataagcagaccgtgtgttctttcattaatcttcaaattcatacaaatatgacaataaactaattagggtcgtgagacaaaatatagagacgtacactgGCCTCGTTATCtgtccgtcctaatagtttttgaccatttctaccactggcagatgattaaccttc
The window above is part of the Haliotis asinina isolate JCU_RB_2024 chromosome 1, JCU_Hal_asi_v2, whole genome shotgun sequence genome. Proteins encoded here:
- the LOC137286822 gene encoding dynein heavy chain-like, producing MLKNMFSIVFSVQGENANRRKSTTYSFTVVTTLAGQYTTPTGQYTTPTGQYRTLTVHNPYWAVHNPYWSVHNPYWSVHSPYWAHNPYWAVHNPYWSVHNPYWAVHNPYWSVHNPYWSVHNPYWAHNPYWEVHNPYWSVHNPYWAVHNPYWSVHNPYWSVHNPYWAHNPYWAVHNPYWSVHNPYWAHNPYWSVHNPYWAHNPYWSVHNPYWSVQNPYWAVHNPYWSVHNPYWAVHNPYWAVHNPYWSVHNPYWAHNPYWSVHNPYWAHNPYWSVHNPYWSVQNPYWAVHNPYWSVHNPYWAHNPYWAVHNPYWSVHSPYWAVHNPYWSVHNPYWAHNPYWSVHNPYWSVQNPY